One stretch of Brevibacillus laterosporus DNA includes these proteins:
- the queF gene encoding NADPH-dependent 7-cyano-7-deazaguanine reductase QueF, protein MSHINQSTNPQLKDLTLLGNQQTAYHYEYNPDVLEVFDNKHPYRDYWVKFNCPEFTSLCPMTGQPDFATIYISYIPDQKMVESKSLKLYLFSFRNHGDFHEDCMNIIMNDLIKLMEPRYIEVWGKFTPRGGISIDPYCNYGKPGTKYEEMAEHRMMNHDMYPEKVDNR, encoded by the coding sequence ATGTCCCATATAAACCAATCAACAAACCCACAATTAAAAGATTTAACGCTGCTTGGAAATCAACAGACAGCGTATCATTATGAATATAACCCAGATGTTCTAGAGGTTTTTGATAATAAGCATCCGTATCGTGACTACTGGGTGAAATTTAACTGCCCTGAATTTACGAGTCTATGTCCAATGACGGGACAGCCTGATTTTGCTACCATTTATATTAGTTATATTCCTGATCAGAAAATGGTAGAGAGTAAATCATTAAAACTATATTTGTTCAGCTTCCGTAATCATGGTGATTTCCATGAGGATTGCATGAATATTATTATGAATGATTTAATCAAGCTAATGGAACCAAGATACATCGAGGTATGGGGTAAATTCACCCCACGTGGTGGAATTTCGATTGATCCATATTGTAATTACGGGAAGCCAGGCACTAAATATGAAGAGATGGCTGAGCATCGCATGATGAATCATGATATGTATCCGGAAAAAGTGGATAATCGGTAG
- the tatC gene encoding twin-arginine translocase subunit TatC has protein sequence MNPSNTPSNIIDHLSDMRKRIIIVIASFLLSFIVCFLYVDFIYQFLTNRSGEKLTILGPTDVLNIYMKLSAWAAVAITIPIAAFQIWKFVIPALTTRERQVALMYIPALFLLFIIGATFAYFVLFPMVYKFVLGLSNNNFQLMITASDYFSFMLAFCLPFSVLFELPLLVLFLSHLGIVNPHRLTKLRKPAYFVLSIISISVTPPDIISDILVIVPLIGLYELSIGISRMVYRKKIEREQITLG, from the coding sequence TTGAACCCTTCCAACACTCCAAGCAATATCATTGATCATCTGAGCGACATGCGAAAGCGGATTATTATTGTCATTGCTTCATTTTTACTTAGCTTTATTGTCTGCTTTCTATATGTAGATTTTATCTATCAGTTCCTCACCAATCGTTCTGGAGAAAAGTTAACAATCTTGGGCCCTACCGATGTACTAAACATTTATATGAAACTATCTGCTTGGGCCGCAGTCGCGATTACGATTCCGATTGCTGCCTTTCAGATATGGAAGTTTGTTATCCCAGCCTTAACCACAAGGGAACGACAGGTAGCATTGATGTATATTCCTGCTCTGTTTCTGTTGTTTATTATTGGAGCAACGTTTGCCTATTTTGTATTGTTTCCGATGGTGTACAAGTTCGTGCTAGGACTGTCCAACAATAACTTTCAGCTAATGATTACGGCAAGCGACTACTTCAGCTTTATGCTCGCTTTTTGTCTGCCCTTCTCGGTACTGTTCGAGCTTCCATTATTGGTGCTGTTTTTGAGCCATTTGGGCATTGTAAATCCGCATCGTCTAACAAAATTACGCAAGCCCGCTTATTTTGTACTATCGATCATTTCTATCTCAGTGACCCCACCAGATATCATATCGGATATCTTAGTGATTGTGCCATTGATTGGGTTGTATGAATTAAGTATAGGGATTTCTAGGATGGTTTATCGTAAGAAGATCGAGAGAGAGCAGATTACGCTGGGATAG
- the tatA gene encoding twin-arginine translocase TatA/TatE family subunit: MLSSIGIPGLILILIIALVIFGPSKLPEIGRAFGRTLSEFKTAAKDLTKDDEPDKPAEAAKPPVEAAKKEVS, encoded by the coding sequence ATGCTATCATCTATTGGTATTCCAGGACTGATCCTGATTCTAATTATTGCCTTGGTTATCTTTGGACCAAGCAAGCTACCTGAGATTGGTCGTGCATTTGGACGTACCTTGAGTGAGTTTAAAACAGCTGCCAAGGATTTAACCAAAGACGATGAACCAGACAAACCTGCGGAAGCAGCTAAGCCGCCTGTGGAAGCAGCAAAAAAAGAAGTTTCCTAA